Below is a window of Terriglobia bacterium DNA.
AAGGCGTCGCCGGCCTGGACGCGGTTTTTCTTCGTGCGGGCTATTTTATGGAGAACCTTCTGCCGCAGGTGGGCGTGATCCGGAGTTTTGGCGTGATGGCCGGACCTGAGAGGGCGGACCTGGCGATGCCATTCATTGCCACTCGCGATATTGGCGCAGCCGCGGCGGATCTGCTGCTGAAGCCGGACTTCACGGGAAAACAGCCGCGGGAACTGCTGGGCCAGCGCGACGTGACTTATGCCGAGGTTGCTTCCATCGTGGGGAAGGCATTGGGGAAGCCCGGTCTCAGCTACACGCAGCTTCCGCCGGCGCAGCTTCGGCCGGCACTGCTGCAGATGGGAATGTCGGGCAGCATGGCGGACGCGCTGCTGGAAATGGCGGAAGCGTTGAACAGCGGGTACATGGTGGCGCTCGAATCGCGCACGCAGCGGAATAGCACCCCAACTTCCATTGAGGCTTTCATCAACGAAGAATTCTTGCCGCGCTTCCAGGCTGCGTAGGGGACGGCGCCACAAAGAAAATAAGGCGCGCAGGCCGCAAGGGCCTGCGCTACTTGCCCAGGCCCTGGTCTCTCATCAGTCTGGCGACTCCGGATATAGCGGAGTCGGAACTCGATTCAAGCGACTGGATCACGCGCATCTGGTCGGCTTTGGGGCGGTTCTGGCTCAGCTTGAATTTTGCCTCCAGGCGCTCGACGGCAATTTCGAAACCCACAATGTTACTGAGCATCTTGGCTCGATAATTTTCATTCAGGCCGCGCCACTGGTCGAAGTATGCCCGGTCGAAGACTGCAAATGTTTCGAGCAGGACTTCTGTCAGCGGTTCAGGTTCCTCAAAGATGCGAGCCCGGCCATAGGCGTGAACGGCGGCATAGTTCCAGGTGGGGACGCTTTCGCGCGAGCCATACAGGCTGGGAGAGATGTAGGCGTGCGGGCCGTGGAAGATGACGAGCGTCTCCCGCTCCTGTTCAAGCAATTTCCAGTGCGGATTGTTCCGGGCCACGTGGCCGCGCAGGCGGATTTTGTCTGCCGCGTCGTCGGCAAGCACCGGGATGTGCGTTGCGAAAGGCGAGCCATCCGCTGCGGAAACCACAATCGCAAAAGGATTCGCCTGCATAAAGGCAAGGGCCGTTGCAGAATCTTTGAGACGGTTAAATTCAGGTATGTACAAGTTTGAACCTCGATGTTAGGGCCTCGTTGCCGTTGACAGACGGCGCCCCTTGCAGTGAGGGCAGTCTACTTTGGATTTGTCATAGCTTCTCGAACCCTTCGCTCGATTTTACTCCAGCACTGCCGGGGGGTCTTTTCGTTGAGCGATTTCGAGCCTCATTTTGCAGTACCCGAGCGCCCATTCAAATGCGGCTTTATCCCTGTTCTTAATTGCCAGTTCGATCTGCCTTAATTCTTTAAATCGAATCATGTGAACTGCTTCCTACCCGTTGCATCGTTGCGGGTTACCGGATGCGCCACCTATTTCCTGGTCGTCCGGGTGCAGTGTATTTAAGCACAGGAGGTGACTTTGCACCAATGGAATGATCGCACACATCGCACTACGCGAGAAAATCGAAGTGGCCCGGCACCGGGGCCGTTCGCGGGCGGGTCCCGCCTTTGACAATTCTCCGTCAGTTGTTGTAGCTTAATTTGTCCAAGGAGAAAAACCATTGTACAAATTTTCGATTGCTTTGATTGTGGGGACGTTGCTGCTGTCGGCGTGCAGCATGGCGGGCGGTTTGAAATCGAACGATGCCGTCAAGGGAGCCATCGAGGCACACCTGAAGGACAACCCACACCTGTCGATGGCGAACTTCAACACCCAGATTGAAAGCGTCCAGTTCAAGGACGACACGGCCGACGCGCTGGCAAAATTCGTGTCCAAGGCAGACCAGAAGAGCGCCGTCGAAGTTCGTTATCAACTCAAGTTGGAAGACCAGCGATGGCAAGTGGTTTCCAGCACGCCGGCGGGCGGCCAGGGAATGGGCGGCCATGGCGGCGCTATGGAATCCATGCCAGCGGGCCATCCCGCCGCA
It encodes the following:
- a CDS encoding NmrA family NAD(P)-binding protein; its protein translation is MIAILGASGNTGGIAAERLLAAGEKVRAIGRDASRLERLTKRGAEAFTADATEAAGLTKAFEGASAVYAMMPPSISAPDVPAYQAKISDALGAAIAGASVRKVVVLSSVGADKPGKTGPVTGLHHLEEKLKGVAGLDAVFLRAGYFMENLLPQVGVIRSFGVMAGPERADLAMPFIATRDIGAAAADLLLKPDFTGKQPRELLGQRDVTYAEVASIVGKALGKPGLSYTQLPPAQLRPALLQMGMSGSMADALLEMAEALNSGYMVALESRTQRNSTPTSIEAFINEEFLPRFQAA
- a CDS encoding FMN-binding negative transcriptional regulator, with amino-acid sequence MYIPEFNRLKDSATALAFMQANPFAIVVSAADGSPFATHIPVLADDAADKIRLRGHVARNNPHWKLLEQERETLVIFHGPHAYISPSLYGSRESVPTWNYAAVHAYGRARIFEEPEPLTEVLLETFAVFDRAYFDQWRGLNENYRAKMLSNIVGFEIAVERLEAKFKLSQNRPKADQMRVIQSLESSSDSAISGVARLMRDQGLGK